A stretch of the Neisseria sp. DTU_2020_1000833_1_SI_GRL_NUU_006 genome encodes the following:
- a CDS encoding putative DNA modification/repair radical SAM protein, producing MDYQKISRKLEILADAAKYDVSCSSSGGSRGNDGQGLGNSSRAGICHSFTEDGRCVSLLKILLTNHCIYDCAYCASRRSNDIPRAAFTVDEVVDLTMSFYRRNYIEGLFLSSGIFKNADYTMERLVRIAKKLREEHGFHGYIHLKTIPKASAEILHEAGLYADRLSVNMEIPTVSGLKLLAPEKNHSDMTQPMAFVRNEITAFADSRKTIKSTPKFAPAGQSTQFIIGAAGETDRQIIRAAGGFYRHYGLKRVYYSGYVPVLEDKRLPPLSTQVPLRRENRLYQADWLMRFYGFSDHEILDEQQPFLDLDFDPKLAWALRHREWFPVPLQHAPLEMILRVPGIGVKSARKIVQARRFRMITMAQLSKMGVVLNRARYFITLPEPNRYADLIDSPQLRGLLLQNTRSKFSQSDAVQSDLFG from the coding sequence ATGGACTATCAAAAAATCAGCCGTAAGCTCGAAATTTTAGCCGATGCCGCCAAATATGATGTTTCCTGCTCGTCGAGCGGCGGTTCGCGCGGCAACGACGGGCAGGGCTTGGGCAACTCTTCGCGCGCGGGCATCTGCCACAGTTTCACCGAAGACGGCCGCTGCGTATCGCTGCTGAAAATCCTGCTGACCAACCATTGCATCTACGACTGCGCTTATTGCGCTTCCCGCCGCAGCAACGACATCCCACGCGCGGCGTTTACGGTCGATGAAGTGGTGGATTTGACCATGAGCTTTTACCGCCGCAACTATATCGAAGGACTGTTTTTGAGTTCCGGCATCTTCAAAAACGCCGACTACACCATGGAACGCTTGGTGCGGATTGCTAAAAAACTGCGCGAAGAACACGGATTCCACGGCTACATCCATCTCAAAACCATTCCCAAAGCGTCTGCCGAAATCCTGCACGAAGCCGGGCTGTATGCCGACCGCCTCAGCGTCAACATGGAAATCCCCACCGTTTCCGGCCTCAAGCTGCTCGCGCCCGAAAAAAACCACAGCGACATGACGCAACCGATGGCGTTTGTCCGTAACGAAATCACCGCCTTTGCCGACAGCCGCAAAACCATCAAATCCACGCCCAAGTTCGCCCCTGCCGGACAAAGCACGCAGTTCATTATCGGCGCGGCAGGCGAAACCGACCGTCAAATCATCCGCGCCGCAGGCGGGTTTTACCGCCATTACGGTCTCAAACGTGTGTATTACTCGGGCTATGTACCGGTATTGGAAGACAAACGCCTGCCGCCTTTATCGACACAAGTGCCGCTGCGGCGCGAAAACCGGCTCTATCAGGCAGATTGGCTGATGCGTTTTTACGGTTTTTCCGATCATGAAATCTTAGACGAACAGCAACCTTTTCTCGACTTGGATTTCGATCCCAAGCTCGCTTGGGCGCTGCGCCACCGCGAATGGTTTCCTGTGCCGCTGCAACACGCGCCGCTTGAAATGATTTTGCGCGTGCCTGGTATCGGCGTGAAGTCCGCCCGCAAAATCGTACAGGCGCGCCGATTCCGCATGATTACCATGGCACAACTGAGCAAAATGGGCGTGGTGCTAAACCGCGCGCGCTATTTCATCACTCTGCCCGAACCCAACCGCTACGCCGACCTAATCGACAGCCCTCAACTACGCGGCCTGCTTTTACAAAACACACGCTCCAAATTCAGCCAAAGCGATGCCGTGCAAAGCGATTTGTTCGGCTGA
- a CDS encoding TIGR03915 family putative DNA repair protein — MQITLHYDGSFDGLLSTVFHVYACKYAPENVHITHDVQDTDLFSRSETVASSPERAQRVFKRLEQQIGRSGMVKLLYGFLIDLPEMPDTFLRIVRMMLARPMRKDVLCDYGLYDVMQWAQWVKTVGHEKHRMEAFVRFEELADGLYLARIEPQYDVLPLITRHFRSRYPQQQWAIFDMQRHYGILSDPDGLHAINGLEAHRIQTAYAPDERSYQALWQDYFNSSNIPSRRNPRLHRQQMPQRYWKYLTEKQPAVLK; from the coding sequence ATGCAAATCACTTTGCACTACGACGGCAGCTTCGACGGACTGCTGAGCACCGTGTTTCATGTTTACGCCTGCAAATACGCTCCTGAAAACGTGCATATTACCCATGATGTGCAGGATACGGATTTATTCAGCCGCAGCGAAACCGTTGCCTCCTCCCCCGAACGCGCCCAGCGCGTTTTCAAACGGCTCGAACAGCAAATCGGACGCAGCGGCATGGTCAAACTGCTGTATGGTTTTCTAATCGACCTGCCTGAGATGCCCGATACTTTTCTGCGCATCGTCCGCATGATGCTTGCCCGTCCGATGCGCAAAGACGTGCTCTGCGATTACGGTCTTTACGATGTGATGCAATGGGCGCAATGGGTGAAAACCGTCGGACATGAAAAACACCGGATGGAAGCGTTTGTCCGTTTTGAAGAGCTGGCAGACGGTCTGTATCTTGCGCGTATCGAACCTCAATACGATGTGCTGCCCTTGATTACACGCCATTTCCGCAGCCGTTATCCGCAACAGCAATGGGCGATATTCGATATGCAGCGCCATTACGGCATCTTAAGCGACCCAGACGGCCTGCACGCAATCAACGGGCTTGAAGCCCACCGCATCCAAACAGCGTACGCCCCTGACGAACGCAGTTACCAAGCCCTTTGGCAGGACTATTTCAACAGCAGCAATATTCCATCCCGACGCAATCCCCGCTTGCACCGCCAACAAATGCCGCAACGCTATTGGAAATACCTTACTGAAAAACAACCTGCTGTTTTAAAATAA